ttttctcattgtcGAATATATGGTGGTAGACTTCAGCAATTATGGTGAATAGATTTCAAGTCCACTATTTGTAAGTCTTTACAAGTTTTTCAATAAGTGAGAAGGTTGAATAATAGGATTGTACTTACCTTACTTTCAATTGCAAGGTTAGTTGTGTAGGCAAGTGGGAGGTATTATATCTTCCATGTGTTGCTCCATTATCACTTTGTCAAGTGATGAAAATAGTCAAACCTCATGAACGAACCTAACACTAACCAAACATTTGACGTCTaaacctaggtcatattaatctaaataggatccaaagcTGGTTATATatgaactttttttattttagaagatCTTCCAATCTACAAATCCTATATAGAAGATCTTTATTGTTAAAGAACTTAGAGCAAAGGAATGTTTGAAGATAGTGTATACTAACATGTATGGACCTTTtagcatgcatgcatgcatacgGAGGTATGGGTACTTCATCACTTATTGATGaatactctaggtttggatatacATACTTGGTACATAGGAAATCTGATACCTTGGAtacatttattgaatttaaagtGAAATTGGACAATTTATTGGGTAAACATATCATACATTTCGATTGGATCAAGGTGACatgtctagtaagtttgattctttctatAGGGAGCATGAAATTATATTCTAGTTGTGTGCACCAAGGGCTTCATTGCAAAATGgagtagaggaaataagaaattaaattttgatagaCATAGTAAGATCAAttattggtttctcatcattccTTATATTCTTTTGGGAATACGTCTAAGAGACTGTACTATACATTCTTTACTTAAGAGGTCTATCAGTTTATAAGATATTTAAGAGGATTATTAGAAAtcattttccaataaaaaaaagttgtttaaTCTTTTATACTAAGCTCTAAGGGCTTTCCTTCAAGCACAAAGAACATTTTCTTAAAACATGATCGAAAAAAGGAAACGAATTATGGGAGAGATTTCATATTAGAAgaatgaaaatcaaaataaagatagTTGTTTTTATCTTAAactggaaaatattaaaataaaaaaataagatcgattttatctctatttttaattttaaatatcttcttaactaaattttatttttatttcaaaacagCTAATGGAGTCTTGAATTCTAAGACTATTTGATAAAGTGATTAgatgaaattataaaatgaatttttatttaaaataaaaataaagaaagtgaaGTTAAAGATAgtataaaatgaattaaatttaaaaaaataatctaaagaatcaaaattaacactttatcttaaataaaaaaattaaaataataaatttagatCAATGaactataaattttataaggagaaacataaatttttaaaaagtgatttttatttatttttaatttcaaatatatttttaacttttatttgatttttaaattttatcttttttaattaaatctatttttacattttattttatttttatttaaaagtaattaacaTAGTCTTAGTCGGATTCTAAGACTAGAGGATAAAATgcttagttaaattataaatttattttttattttaaaaattattagaagaactaaaattaatataaagataatggttttatgttaaataaaaaactaaaaaaataaatgagctGTAAATTTTATTAGGAGACACATAACTATTAAAAATGTagtttatttctattttaaaatttaaatatgtttttttaacttttatttataattttaatataaaaatagtgGGTCAAATCTTAGTTAAATTCTAAGATTATTGGATAAGGTGACAAGACGAAAttgtgaaattaaatttttattaaaaatttaaaaattaaaaattaaaaattaaaaaaaaaaaaaaaagctaagtACAAGATActataaaatgaattaaatataaaaaatgattttcatatattagaagaatgaaaattaatatggaggtagtaaggaaagaaaaaaaatattaaggaaaataattttttttatatttgatttcacgaaaatatgaaaaaaaaatcatatataattaaattggtaaattctttttatatttttaaattatttaatttttatataatggaaagaaataagagaaatgagtttgaataatatataaaaataatttattgagtttaattttttttttcttggctttttatttacttttattttttttctttattttatttctctcacattttccctAAAAAATTTTGGCAACCAAATCATAACCTTAAAGTTTTGTGAATAAGAGGCTAGTAACTATGCTTCTAAATGCCTTATTCAACcttgaattatattttttatttgataactagTGGAAACTCATGGGAATCCAGAAGAACTTCATTTGCTTGTAGGCTTGACATAGGTTTAGAGTTTCTAACCCTACCTCATGGGTTTGATGAGCTTACACATTTTAATAtatggttaatttcattcacattttttGATGCTTTGGTTAAATACATCTAGCTTTGATTAAGTTTAAAATTCCATCATGTACCTTAGCGGTGGAGCTAGGATTTGGGTTCAAGGGGGCAACTTCTAAAACATGTGTAAAGTTTGttaattacaaaatatgttGCCTTTAGCCCAATAGGCAGTCATGACACTTTTGAGGGGGTCAAACACTAGGTCTGGGTTCAATTCTCCTTGTGAGAActttgaattatattttttaattgataacTAGTGGAAACTCATGGGAATCCGAAAGAACCTCATTTGCTTGTAGGCTTGACATAGGTTTAGACTTTCTAACCCAACCTTAAGTTGGGTTCAATGGGGTTACACAATTTAATAtatggttaatttcattcacattttttGAGGGTTTTGTTAAACACATCTAACTTTGATAAGTTTCAAATTCCATCATGTACCTTAGTGGTGGAACAAGGATTTTGGTTCGGAGGGTAACCTTTAGAACATATGTAAAGTTtgtcaattataaaaaatgttggCTTTAGCTTAATTGGCAGCCATGACACTTTTGGGGGGGTCAAACGCTAGATCCAAGTGATTCAATTCCCTTTGTGAGAAGTgggatttatatatatatatatatatacatttttaggAGGGTATCTACCCTAGGCCTTGCCTGAATTCGCTCTTGATGCACCTTTCTTATTTTGAGTGAGAGaggaaatgaatgaaaataataataaaaaaaaatatttgatgaaatttcaaacgaGGGTGGATGTATTTAGccgaaagtaaaaaaaaaggactAAAATTAGCCTTCTAATCTCAACCACAGTGAACAATGGTGTAATCCATTTACCTATGAAGCTAACTTCACCCACTACACAAAAGACAGAAAAGATGAGGATCATGGGATTAATTGAGTAGGTTGGAAGATAGAACCATTGGAAAGTATTATATGAGGAGAGGCCATGGAGTGTAGCAATGAATGGTAGGACATTTGACCAAGATTTGAATCCATAATTATGGGGATTCAATGTAGTGattcttttaatgaaaaaaaaacgtttttgttttcaatagtTATGATGATGGACAAAgtccaaaatttcaaactatttttctttcaataatCATGCTTATGGATACCGGGTCAGAGGTAACGGGTTATGATTTGGAACCATCTTCCTATCCAATATCTATATTGTCAACCCGATTAGGGGTAACGGGTCGGAGGGGGTTGGTGTGTTGAAGTCCGGAAGAAACCGAATCCTCTGCAGGCGCTTTGAATCTCGCCGAAGTCCctgatttttcttcaaatggTAAAGATACCGTCTTCCGAGCTCCCGTAGACGTCAACCACCACCCGATCTCGCCTCCTTTTCCTCCCTGCAGATCCCCATGGGCACTACATCTTCCACGCTCACCCAGTACGACATCGAAGAAGTCCAAGAACACTGCAATCACACCTGTATGAATTTCTCTATCCCATCTCTACTGTTTGTTTCCTGAGAAAACTGCAGGAACTGAAAGAAGATAAAACTAGGGGTCATGTCACAGCctcggtttttcttcttcttctttttaccTGTAGTTTTCTTGGGAATGAAAAGGGTAACTAGGGTTTCTGAGCTggtggtttttgttttttgttgtacCAACAGTTTCGCAGCAAGAGATTGCTTCTCTGTATCAGAGGTTTTGCCAACTCGATCGGAATGGTGGTGGCTTCATCGCTGCGGATGAGTTCTTGTCCGTACCTGAGTTCGCTGTCAATCCTCTCTCTCAGGTTCTAATTCTTGAGCCTCCCCGccacctctctctctgtttttctttctaCAAGTATTAAtgcagtatatatatattttttggattGGTTCTGGTATTTCAGAGATTATTGAGGATGCTTGATGGATTGAATTTTAAGGAATTTGTAGCATTCTTGTCTGCCTTCAGCTCTCGGGCAACCTTGCAACAGAAAATTGAATGTAATCACTCGATTATATGTATCTGCTTAATGATTTTGCTCTTTTCCATAAGAAGCTGTTCATCAAGTGTCATTGATCCTCACGTGATATTTGTATATTTACATGAATGTGtgtaatcataaaatatttatatattacatACACACAGAGGCGACACATATACTTACATGCACATATGCCTTTCGATAGATGGTGCCTTATGAATTTTGGGTTTGGTTTATTTTGTAGTCATCTTCAAGGTGTATGATTCTTCCGCAAATGGGAAGGTTacatttgatgatatgttgaATGTTTTGAGGGACTTGACGGGACAATTTATTTCTGAGAAACAGAGAGAGGTTGgttcttttaaattttcctttttgttttctttcctttatcaTTTGTCAGGTTGCCAAGAAAACTGAgataaagaaaaggaaatgaaaactAATGAATTGTTGCCAGAAGATATAGTGGGCACCACCCTCCTCCctgaatcaatttttatttttttttattttttatttttataagaaaaagggaaacaaaagaaaaagaagaagctcCATTTATTTAAGCAAATTAGTTGGGCAAGCTCTATTTCTTTTATAGGTAATTTTATAGCATAGAattgaacttggaacctcctCATCCCCCTCCAACCCTATGTCATCCGAGGGTTTGCATTCATTCACATGTGGAAAGCCCTATATGAAACTCAACTGTAGAATAAATTTTGTGGGGTTTTCcggtttgaaaataaaaaagaattatgcTTAGATCATTATATATTTGATAGGAAGAGGTAGTTTATATAGGGGAACACTCTGTTTAGAATTCATTGACTGTTCCAACATGGCATTCTTGTTGTGGCTTTTCCTCTTTGTTGCTTTTATCTTTTGATGCCTATTTGTAACTGGTGCCCCTCGTGTGTACTTGTATTGCTCCCCTTTGACTTCCATCTGGATAACAGAAAGCATATATTCTAAGATTTTTATTACTTTTCCTTGTATTCACCACAAGAAGACAGATCACTTCCTTGTGTTGTTTGGACTTCTTGGAAGCAGTCTTTCGCAATGAACATGTTATTTATGTTACAttggtttttataaaaaaatgtgttttctaaATGGTTCTAGCCTCATTAGTGCCTTGTTTATGAACTTTTATGTGTATTAATGAAGTCTGATTTGGAATATAAGTAATATAAAAGCAATTCACATGGTCAATTGAGTTATATTAATTTTGCATGGTGACCTTTTATAGCACGGCTCTAGCCTCTAGGAATGCGCACAACCTTGGTTTGGAAAATGCTAGTGTGTTTCAGTTAATCAATTTCCCAATGCATATTTTCACTGTCTTATAGGTTGCAGATTTTGATGAATGCAGTGTGGAACTCATTAGTTGTGGGGATCAGCAATGTTAActgaaaagaaacaaatactTTTCATGTCTTAGCTAGTGTTTCTGTAGAGGATCAATGTTGGGTAATTAACATTTGTCTAAAGTATGTTATCTAACAGactcatattttcttttgattttattctttttaaaatgttaagACCGTTTCAACAAGACTGAAAAAGTTTGGTATCTTCTTGAAGTGAATTGGTGGTGCAAAGAAATGTGAAATGCTGGATTTGCTAAACTATCACCTTGATTGCACAACTGGATGGTGGTAAATGTCCTTGAGACCTAGCTCAAGTGGCAAGGGATTGGGTTTAGGATGTAGCAGATTCCAGGTTAAGTCCAGTAGGgacaaaaaaagggaaaaaatccacgcaaacaaaaggaaaacagaaCTAGATGCTTTTAAATGACCTTGAGGCTTGACTCAAGTGGCAAGAGATTGGTTGGGATGCCCGACCcccaacaaccaaaaaaaattgaagaagaaaaagaactaGATCATAAAGGTTTTATGTTATTCTTAGTGACTTTGGTTTAACTGTTAAGGATATATGTTGGTATCATGGACTGGAAATGCCTGTCTATTACAGAGACATTAAATCATGCTTGGTTGAAATTATAGAGATTATACTGCAGGAGAACATAAATTTTGCAGCTAAACATGTGATTCTCAGAACTGAAGCTCACACATGCCTTTTTGTGTCTTCGTGTTTTTCTGTTTCGTACAGGAAGTTCTGACCCAGGTCCTTGAGGAAGCTGGCTACAACAAAAATTCTTTGTTAGTTCTCTCAGATTTTGTGAAGGTATTATCACATATCCATTTACCAGAGCCAGTAACTTCATATTGAAAATTTCATACTAGGTATAGGTTATTATAACTGGACATGATTAAGTAAATTTTGAAGTGGTATCATGTTTTGTGCCTCAGTTTCTGAGTTTTCATCACCCTAGGTGTTTTTAGCTCTATTTCTCCCTCTATTTAAGGGGCTTGGGTCTGCTTAATCTAGCCCAACCTGGGATAAATACTGGGAGGGCAATTTTCTCTATGAATAAGGGTCCTTTCCAAAGAATTTGGGGACAGGAATGTTCACAccagtctctctctctctctctcactctcgtTTCAAGTGGTATTATGTTGTAGGCATGTAGAGTTTTCACCACTCTAGGTGTATttagctctctctctctctaaatgGCTTATGTCTGCTTAGTCTACCCAACTAGGTGAGGAAGGGAAGGGAAGGGAGTAAATGTCCTTTCCCAACAATTGAGGGGATCAAGAATGTTCACACCAATtactcttctctctctctaaagGGCTCTATGGATAAGGCcccttttcaaaaaaaattaggggGCCAAGAATATTCACCTAGTTAAGTGTAAATatgaatctctctctctctctctctctcaaggcTTTAGTTTGGCTTAATTGGGGTAAGGACAACGAGGGAGATTTTCTCTGTATTGTTCAAACAGCATCAGGAGCCAAGAATGTTTCACACCAATTAAGTGTGAATAGGAATCcctattttgatgaaaattcaaATGATTGAAGTAGCATGCATAAGAACAGATATTGAAGGATAAGGTGTAAAACCTTCAATTCAATAATTATGTATTATTGGCTCTAAGCATGAGGAATGAGGGTACCTTATATTGCTAGTTGGTTgcatagttaaaaatttatgatacatgatacGATACAAcgatatgatatattttttaaggaaatcaATATATATCGTAATCCGTATCTTATTTTAGAGTGTATCTTACGATATATATGCAATAAACGATACGATACGTGATATTACAATACAACAATACATACATCTTTAacttttttctctctatatattttttaaaatcaaattatta
Above is a window of Vitis vinifera cultivar Pinot Noir 40024 chromosome 11, ASM3070453v1 DNA encoding:
- the LOC100263924 gene encoding uncharacterized protein LOC100263924; translated protein: MGTTSSTLTQYDIEEVQEHCNHTFSQQEIASLYQRFCQLDRNGGGFIAADEFLSVPEFAVNPLSQRLLRMLDGLNFKEFVAFLSAFSSRATLQQKIEFIFKVYDSSANGKVTFDDMLNVLRDLTGQFISEKQREEVLTQVLEEAGYNKNSLLVLSDFVKILGNPDLKMEVEVPVD